A genomic region of Capsicum annuum cultivar UCD-10X-F1 unplaced genomic scaffold, UCD10Xv1.1 ctg76876, whole genome shotgun sequence contains the following coding sequences:
- the LOC107857096 gene encoding uncharacterized protein LOC107857096, producing MKLQLNLQHSNLPLLLQLKHKSPIKNPRFPYVKREIYQLEKSSIVKPLASRTNLWHSEISESIEFSRTEISKKISNLLVLGAVSVGVVLFLMGFDDNQALALGPEGPLMEEFWDNMRRYGLYALTVSTGVLWAVFQPIYELLKNPISAILILTIMGGSVYIVSQVVSAMVGITDFSYDYNY from the coding sequence ATGAAACTTCAACTCAATCTTCAACACTCTAATCTTCCATTACTCCTTCAACTCAAGCACAAATCACCTATTAAAAATCCAAGATTTCCATATGTCAAAAGAGAAATTTACCAGCTAGAAAAAAGTAGCATAGTGAAACCATTAGCTTCAAGAACAAATCTTTGGCATAGTGAGATATCTGAGTCTATTGAATTTTCAAGAACTGAAATTTCCAAGAAAATCTCAAATCTTTTGGTGCTGGGAGCTGTTTCTGTTGGTGTGGTGTTGTTTTTGATGGGGTTTGATGATAATCAGGCATTAGCTTTGGGTCCTGAAGGTCCATTAATGGAAGAATTTTGGGATAATATGAGAAGATATGGTCTTTATGCATTGACAGTTAGTACTGGAGTTCTTTGGGCTGTTTTTCAACCTATTTATGAACTTTTGAAGAACCCCATTTCTGCTATTTTGATCTTGACTATTATGGGTGGAAGTGTTTACATTGTGTCTCAGGTTGTATCAGCTATGGTTGGTATTACTGATTTTAGCTATGATTATAACTATTAG